Proteins co-encoded in one Granulicella cerasi genomic window:
- a CDS encoding tetratricopeptide repeat protein, whose translation MDRIAALSEIVQMNPADSFARYGLAMAYAAEGRNDEALAEYTQTTEHNADYVPAYQMSAQLLLKLGRTAEAKARVEAGLAAAERTHNAHAQSELGAMLDELS comes from the coding sequence ATGGACCGTATCGCAGCCCTCTCCGAAATCGTGCAGATGAACCCCGCCGACAGCTTTGCCCGCTACGGCCTCGCCATGGCCTATGCCGCCGAGGGCCGTAACGACGAAGCGCTCGCCGAGTACACCCAGACCACCGAGCACAACGCTGACTACGTTCCTGCTTATCAGATGTCCGCTCAGCTTCTGCTGAAGCTCGGCCGCACCGCTGAGGCGAAGGCCCGCGTCGAAGCCGGCCTGGCCGCCGCAGAGCGCACCCACAACGCCCACGCGCAGAGCGAACTCGGAGCGATGCTCGACGAACTCAGCTAG